The proteins below are encoded in one region of Micromonospora yangpuensis:
- a CDS encoding TetR/AcrR family transcriptional regulator, producing MPTYHQRVAQEKRALIVTAATALFLELGYDRTSLARIAERSGVSRATLFKQFPSKAALFDAIVAESWSTADEVDPPPAGNVVDGLSMIGRRYAELLGRAQMTDLFRIVIAELPRFPELAHAQFSQGKMPYFESVRSYLLAEHEAGTVRVEDVELAATQFLGMISNYVFWPALLVPGWEVSAERVAQVVDEAVRTIAARYATPGPGPSTDG from the coding sequence GTGCCGACGTACCACCAGCGCGTCGCCCAGGAAAAGCGCGCGCTGATCGTGACGGCCGCGACCGCACTGTTTCTCGAGTTGGGCTACGACCGGACGTCGCTGGCGCGGATCGCCGAACGCTCGGGCGTTTCGCGGGCCACCCTGTTCAAGCAGTTTCCGAGCAAGGCCGCCCTGTTCGACGCCATCGTGGCCGAGTCCTGGTCGACCGCCGACGAGGTGGATCCGCCGCCGGCAGGCAACGTCGTCGACGGGCTCAGCATGATCGGTCGCCGTTACGCCGAGCTACTGGGCCGCGCCCAGATGACCGACCTGTTCAGGATCGTCATCGCCGAGCTGCCGCGCTTCCCTGAGCTGGCCCATGCGCAATTCTCGCAGGGCAAGATGCCCTACTTCGAGTCCGTACGCAGCTATCTCCTGGCTGAGCACGAGGCGGGAACGGTACGGGTCGAGGACGTGGAGCTCGCCGCCACCCAGTTCCTGGGCATGATCTCCAACTACGTCTTCTGGCCGGCGCTCCTGGTGCCGGGCTGGGAGGTGAGCGCCGAACGCGTCGCTCAGGTGGTCGACGAGGCCGTCCGCACCATCGCCGCCCGGTACGCGACACCCGGACCGGGGCCGTCGACCGACGGCTGA
- a CDS encoding SDR family oxidoreductase — MPRFDNQTVLVTGGAGGQGASHVRAFHAEGANVVIGGIDAERGGALAAELGSRARFTPLDVTDEGSWSAAVVAAESAFGALNVLVNNAGVQNPPATIEDTEQATWSRILDVNLTGTFLGIKVAAPALRRAAGGSIVNIASIMGLGGTAHYAPYVASKWAVRGLTRTAALELGRDHIRVNTIHPGVISTPFIHEPAAGAVAAIGDFYSPEPFAVPRLGEPTDVTRLLLFLTSSDASFITGSEYVIDGGLLLGPALQAGTA, encoded by the coding sequence ATGCCCCGCTTCGACAACCAGACCGTGCTCGTGACCGGTGGGGCCGGCGGTCAGGGCGCGAGCCACGTACGCGCCTTCCACGCCGAGGGGGCGAACGTGGTGATCGGCGGCATCGACGCCGAACGCGGTGGCGCTCTCGCCGCCGAGCTCGGCAGCCGCGCTCGCTTCACCCCGCTCGACGTCACCGACGAGGGTTCGTGGTCCGCCGCCGTAGTGGCTGCCGAGAGCGCCTTCGGTGCCCTGAACGTGCTCGTCAACAACGCGGGCGTGCAGAACCCGCCCGCGACGATCGAAGACACGGAGCAGGCCACCTGGTCGCGCATCCTCGACGTCAACCTCACCGGGACCTTCCTCGGCATCAAGGTCGCAGCCCCCGCTCTGCGCCGCGCGGCAGGGGGATCCATCGTCAACATCGCCTCGATCATGGGTCTGGGCGGCACGGCTCACTACGCGCCGTACGTCGCCAGCAAGTGGGCCGTGCGAGGCCTCACCCGTACGGCGGCACTCGAACTCGGTCGCGACCACATCCGGGTGAACACCATCCACCCCGGCGTGATCTCGACCCCCTTCATCCACGAGCCGGCGGCCGGCGCGGTCGCGGCAATCGGCGACTTCTACTCGCCCGAGCCGTTCGCCGTTCCCCGACTCGGGGAGCCGACCGACGTCACCCGGCTTCTCCTGTTCCTCACCTCATCGGACGCGTCGTTCATCACGGGCTCGGAGTACGTCATCGACGGTGGACTCCTCCTCGGCCCCGCCCTTCAGGCCGGGACCGCATGA
- a CDS encoding phosphomannomutase/phosphoglucomutase, with protein sequence MADLSQIVKAYDVRGTVPDQWDERVAEALGVAFAQLLNGLGEPGDAVLVAHDMRATGPGLAAAFARGVQAQGRSVIDIGLASTDMLYYASGSLDLPGAMFTASHNPAQYNGIKMCRSGARPIGQDSGLAEIRQRAQALLDAGEVGAAGQPTRSVEQRNLLPEYAAHLRKLVDLSGIRPLKVVVDAGNGMGGYTVPSVLGDAALPALPLEIVPLYFELDGTFPNHEANPLDPANLVDLQRAVREHGADLGLAFDGDADRCFVIDERGEPVSPSAITGLVAVRELARHPGSVVIHNLICSSAVPDIVREHGGEPLVARVGHSFIKAEMARTNAVFGGEHSAHYYFRDFWFADTGMLAAMHTLAALGGQDLPLSELAREYERYVASGEINSTVTDQAGKVAEVRAAYPEAEADELDGLTLRFPDGAWFNLRASNTEPLLRLNVEAPARERMISLRDEVLDRVRR encoded by the coding sequence GTGGCTGATTTGTCCCAGATTGTGAAGGCGTACGACGTCCGTGGGACGGTGCCGGACCAATGGGACGAGCGGGTCGCCGAGGCTCTCGGCGTCGCCTTCGCCCAACTGCTGAACGGCCTCGGTGAGCCGGGTGACGCGGTGCTGGTGGCGCACGATATGCGGGCCACCGGCCCCGGTCTCGCCGCCGCCTTCGCCCGGGGCGTGCAGGCGCAGGGGCGCTCGGTGATCGACATCGGGCTGGCCTCCACCGACATGCTCTACTACGCCTCCGGCTCGCTCGACCTGCCCGGGGCGATGTTCACCGCCAGTCACAATCCGGCCCAGTACAACGGCATCAAGATGTGCCGCTCCGGTGCCCGCCCGATCGGCCAGGACAGCGGGCTGGCCGAGATCCGTCAGCGGGCCCAGGCGCTGCTGGACGCCGGCGAGGTCGGCGCGGCCGGGCAGCCGACCCGGTCGGTCGAGCAGCGCAACCTGCTCCCCGAGTACGCCGCCCACCTGCGCAAGCTGGTCGACCTGAGCGGTATCCGGCCGCTGAAGGTGGTCGTCGACGCCGGCAACGGCATGGGTGGCTACACGGTGCCGAGCGTGCTCGGTGACGCCGCCCTGCCGGCCCTGCCGCTGGAGATCGTCCCGCTCTACTTCGAGCTGGACGGCACCTTCCCCAACCACGAGGCGAACCCGCTGGACCCGGCGAACCTGGTCGACCTGCAGCGGGCCGTCCGCGAGCACGGCGCGGACCTCGGGCTGGCCTTCGACGGCGACGCCGACCGGTGCTTCGTGATCGACGAGCGCGGCGAGCCGGTCTCCCCGTCGGCGATCACCGGTCTGGTCGCGGTCCGGGAGCTGGCCCGGCACCCCGGTTCGGTGGTGATCCACAACCTGATCTGCTCCAGCGCCGTCCCGGACATCGTCCGGGAGCACGGCGGCGAGCCGCTGGTGGCCCGGGTCGGGCACTCTTTCATCAAGGCCGAGATGGCCCGGACCAACGCCGTCTTCGGCGGGGAGCACTCGGCGCACTACTACTTCCGGGACTTCTGGTTCGCCGACACCGGCATGCTGGCCGCCATGCACACCCTCGCCGCCCTCGGCGGGCAGGATCTGCCCCTGTCCGAGCTGGCCCGGGAGTACGAGCGGTACGTCGCCTCCGGTGAGATCAACTCGACGGTGACCGACCAGGCCGGGAAGGTCGCCGAGGTCCGGGCCGCCTACCCGGAGGCCGAGGCCGACGAGCTGGACGGGTTGACCCTGCGCTTCCCGGACGGGGCCTGGTTCAACCTGCGCGCGTCGAACACCGAGCCGTTGTTGCGGCTCAACGTCGAGGCACCGGCCCGGGAGCGGATGATCTCGCTCCGCGACGAGGTGCTCGACCGGGTACGTCGATAA
- a CDS encoding Trm112 family protein, giving the protein MALDPQLLEILACPDTHHSPLDYDAGAQTLTCTECGRIFEVRDDVPVLLLDEARGGPEQRS; this is encoded by the coding sequence GTGGCCCTGGACCCGCAGTTGCTAGAGATCCTCGCCTGTCCGGACACACACCACTCGCCGTTGGACTACGACGCCGGGGCGCAGACGTTGACCTGCACCGAGTGCGGGCGGATCTTCGAGGTCCGCGACGACGTACCGGTGCTGTTGTTGGACGAGGCGCGCGGCGGCCCGGAGCAGCGGTCGTGA
- a CDS encoding SIS domain-containing protein: MIDGTAGVSGRRDPDEALLDNPDALAERDPGGMLRHTASAGAQVREAAALTAEANLSVLADEGRPRAVIIAGIGTAGRTGDVLATVAGPRCPAPVIAHRSAGVPGWVGAADVVIAVSASGRSPEALGAAEAAHRRGARLVAVGAPDSQLQSVAERARAPFVPVPRRAPARASLWALTVPVLLAARALGLVKVNEADLAETAARLDAEADRSRPTAESFVNPAKSLALGLAGSVPIVWGSSPLATVAARRFGDTLSANARYPVVTGALGEAGRGRVGLLDGVFGGLVEGERDIFADPDESADGGTRLRLVLLRDGGLNAEDDTDEPLAVEERRADAVQVLAERRGVRCDVVTAEGGSALERLASLVAVPDFASIYLALAHGLDPMAVPAVTEMKELANQ; encoded by the coding sequence GTGATCGACGGTACGGCGGGGGTCAGCGGACGCCGGGACCCCGACGAGGCCCTGCTCGACAACCCGGACGCGCTGGCCGAGCGCGACCCGGGTGGCATGCTGCGGCACACCGCCAGCGCCGGTGCGCAGGTCCGGGAGGCGGCGGCGCTGACCGCCGAGGCCAACCTGTCGGTGCTCGCCGACGAGGGACGGCCCCGCGCGGTGATCATCGCCGGCATCGGCACCGCCGGCCGTACCGGGGACGTGCTGGCCACCGTCGCCGGGCCGCGCTGCCCGGCCCCGGTCATCGCGCACCGCAGCGCCGGGGTGCCCGGCTGGGTAGGCGCGGCGGACGTGGTGATCGCGGTCAGCGCCTCCGGGCGCAGCCCCGAGGCGCTCGGTGCCGCCGAGGCCGCGCACCGCCGGGGTGCCCGGCTGGTCGCGGTCGGCGCCCCCGACTCGCAGCTCCAGTCGGTCGCCGAGCGGGCGCGGGCGCCGTTCGTGCCGGTGCCCCGCCGGGCCCCGGCCCGGGCCAGCCTCTGGGCGCTCACGGTGCCGGTGCTGCTCGCCGCCCGGGCGCTCGGCCTGGTGAAGGTCAACGAGGCGGACCTGGCGGAGACGGCCGCGCGGCTGGACGCCGAGGCGGACCGGAGCCGGCCTACCGCCGAGTCCTTCGTCAACCCGGCGAAGTCGCTGGCCCTGGGCCTGGCCGGCTCGGTACCGATCGTCTGGGGTTCGTCCCCGCTGGCCACCGTGGCGGCCCGTCGCTTCGGCGACACCCTGTCGGCGAACGCCCGGTACCCGGTGGTCACCGGGGCGCTCGGTGAGGCCGGCCGGGGTCGGGTGGGACTGCTCGACGGCGTCTTCGGTGGGCTGGTCGAGGGGGAGCGGGACATCTTCGCCGACCCCGACGAGTCCGCCGACGGTGGCACCCGACTGCGGCTGGTGCTGCTGCGCGACGGTGGCCTGAACGCCGAGGACGACACCGACGAGCCGTTGGCGGTCGAGGAGCGTCGGGCCGACGCGGTGCAGGTCCTCGCCGAGCGGCGGGGGGTGCGCTGCGACGTGGTCACCGCCGAGGGTGGCTCCGCGCTGGAGCGGCTCGCCTCGCTGGTGGCGGTGCCGGACTTCGCCTCGATCTACCTCGCGCTGGCGCACGGTCTGGACCCGATGGCGGTACCCGCCGTCACCGAGATGAAGGAGCTGGCCAACCAGTGA
- a CDS encoding cation diffusion facilitator family transporter, producing the protein MSASGGTKAIIAALLANVGIAVTKFVAFLLTGSSSMLAESIHSVADSGNQGLLLLGGRRARRAATPQHPFGYGRERYIYAFIVSIVLFTVGGLFALYEAYHKWSHPEAITAWHWVPVAVLLAAIVMESFSFRTAIRESNLVRGGQSWVRFIRRAKAPELPVVLLEDFGALIGLVFALFGVGLTLATDDGRWDAAGTAMIGVLLVAIAVVLAIETKSLLLGEGAEESDVTAISRAVTDGPEVERIIHMKTLYLGPEELMVAAKIAVEPCESAEELARGINAVEARIRAAVPVARVIYLEPDIYSAAAARSATGGGEQGPAADPPGVAEH; encoded by the coding sequence GTGAGCGCCTCCGGCGGGACGAAGGCGATCATCGCCGCCCTGTTGGCGAACGTCGGCATCGCGGTCACCAAGTTCGTCGCGTTCCTGCTGACCGGCTCCTCGTCGATGCTTGCCGAGTCGATCCACTCGGTGGCCGACTCCGGCAACCAGGGTCTGCTGCTGCTCGGTGGCCGCCGGGCCCGACGGGCGGCCACCCCGCAACACCCCTTCGGGTACGGGCGGGAGCGCTACATCTACGCGTTCATCGTGTCGATCGTGCTGTTCACCGTCGGTGGCCTCTTCGCGCTCTACGAGGCGTACCACAAGTGGTCGCATCCGGAGGCGATCACCGCCTGGCACTGGGTGCCGGTGGCCGTGCTGCTGGCGGCGATCGTCATGGAGTCGTTCTCCTTCCGCACCGCGATCCGGGAGTCCAACCTGGTCCGGGGCGGTCAGTCCTGGGTCCGGTTCATCCGGCGGGCCAAGGCGCCGGAGCTGCCGGTGGTGCTCCTTGAGGACTTCGGTGCCCTGATCGGCCTGGTCTTCGCGCTCTTCGGGGTGGGGCTGACCCTGGCCACCGACGACGGTCGTTGGGACGCGGCCGGTACGGCGATGATCGGCGTGCTGCTGGTGGCCATCGCGGTGGTGCTGGCGATCGAGACCAAGAGCCTGCTGCTCGGTGAGGGGGCCGAGGAGTCCGACGTCACGGCGATCTCCCGGGCGGTCACCGACGGGCCGGAGGTCGAGCGGATCATCCACATGAAGACCCTCTACCTGGGCCCGGAGGAGCTGATGGTGGCCGCGAAGATCGCCGTCGAGCCGTGCGAGAGCGCCGAGGAGCTGGCCCGGGGGATCAACGCCGTGGAGGCGCGGATCAGGGCCGCGGTGCCGGTCGCCCGGGTGATCTACCTGGAACCGGACATCTACTCCGCGGCGGCGGCCCGGTCCGCCACGGGCGGCGGCGAGCAGGGCCCGGCAGCCGATCCGCCGGGCGTCGCGGAGCACTGA
- the manA gene encoding mannose-6-phosphate isomerase, class I, translated as MEVLHGPIRDYAWGSRSALARLQGRPVPSAGPEAELWLGAHPGAPAEVERDGVRVSLGELLVAEPTYWLDSEGVRRFGTRLPFLLKVLAAAAPLSLQAHPDAAQARAGYAAEAGRADGPRNYVDPYHKPELLVALSPFEALCGFRDPRVSAEVLAAFGVPALAPVVAALRDGPDGLRTAVRTLLTWPDRQRAALVAAVLAAPVAGPDAELARDLAADYPADPGVLVALLLNHVRLAPGEAIWMPAGNLHAYLRGCGVEIMAASDNVLRGGLTPKRVDVDELVRVLRFEVLDEPVLAPRPVSPGVSTWPVPVDDFALHRVEVAAAVPTVRLPVPGPRVVLCVAGELRVDDGAGSVGLRTGQAAVGPAVAGPLVVHGTGEAFVATAG; from the coding sequence GTGGAGGTGCTGCACGGGCCGATCCGGGACTACGCGTGGGGGTCCCGGTCGGCGCTCGCCCGCCTGCAGGGGCGTCCGGTGCCCAGTGCCGGTCCTGAGGCGGAGCTGTGGTTGGGCGCCCATCCCGGTGCGCCGGCCGAGGTGGAGCGGGACGGCGTCCGGGTCAGCCTGGGCGAGCTGCTGGTGGCCGAGCCGACGTACTGGCTGGACAGCGAGGGGGTACGGCGGTTCGGCACCCGGCTGCCGTTCCTGCTCAAGGTGCTGGCCGCGGCGGCGCCGTTGAGCCTGCAGGCGCACCCGGACGCGGCACAGGCCCGGGCCGGGTACGCCGCCGAGGCCGGGCGGGCCGACGGGCCGCGCAACTACGTCGACCCGTACCACAAGCCGGAGCTGCTGGTCGCGCTCTCGCCCTTCGAGGCGCTCTGCGGGTTCCGTGATCCGCGGGTCTCCGCCGAGGTGCTCGCCGCTTTCGGCGTACCGGCGTTGGCTCCGGTCGTCGCCGCCCTGCGGGACGGGCCGGACGGGCTGCGTACGGCCGTACGCACGTTGTTGACCTGGCCGGACCGGCAGCGGGCGGCCCTGGTGGCGGCGGTGCTCGCGGCGCCGGTGGCCGGCCCGGACGCCGAGCTGGCCCGGGACCTGGCGGCCGACTACCCGGCCGACCCGGGGGTGCTGGTGGCGCTGCTGCTCAACCATGTCCGGCTGGCGCCGGGGGAGGCGATCTGGATGCCCGCCGGCAACCTGCACGCCTACCTGCGCGGCTGCGGGGTGGAGATCATGGCGGCCAGTGACAACGTGTTGCGGGGTGGGCTGACCCCGAAGCGGGTGGACGTCGACGAGCTGGTCCGGGTGCTCCGGTTCGAGGTGCTCGACGAGCCGGTGCTGGCGCCCCGGCCGGTCTCGCCGGGGGTGTCGACGTGGCCGGTGCCGGTGGACGACTTCGCGTTGCACCGGGTCGAGGTCGCAGCCGCGGTGCCGACGGTCCGCCTGCCGGTGCCGGGGCCACGGGTGGTGCTCTGCGTCGCGGGGGAGTTGCGGGTGGACGACGGGGCCGGGTCGGTCGGGCTGCGTACCGGTCAGGCCGCGGTGGGGCCGGCGGTGGCCGGACCGCTGGTGGTGCACGGCACCGGTGAGGCGTTCGTCGCAACCGCCGGTTGA
- the ahcY gene encoding adenosylhomocysteinase: MTSTLPAATTGGQTEVRPSTLADGDYRVADLSLAEFGRKEIRLAEHEMPGLMAIRREFADAQPLAGARITGSLHMTIQTAVLIETLVALGAQVRWASCNIFSTQDHAAAAVVVGPTGTPEAPAGVPVYAWKGESLQEYWWCTEQVLDWPGGAGPNMILDDGGDATLLVHKGAEFESAGAVPPVESADSEEFAVILEVLHRSLAQDNQRWTRIAAGIKGVTEETTTGVHRLYEMHRAGTLLFPAINVNDSVTKSKFDNKYGCRHSLIDGINRATDVLIGGKMAVVMGYGDVGKGCAESLRGQGARVVVTEVDPICALQAAMDGYQVATLEDVVETADIFITATGCYDVITNEHMARMKHQAIVGNIGHFDNEIDMAGLAKRSDVTRENIKPQVDVWRFADGHAIIVLSEGRLLNLGNATGHPSFVMSNSFANQTIAQIELFTKTDEYPTGVYVLPKHLDEKVARLHLDALGAKLTTLSKEQASYLGVSPDGPFKPEHYRY, from the coding sequence ATGACCAGCACCCTCCCGGCCGCCACCACCGGCGGTCAGACCGAGGTTCGGCCGAGCACCCTCGCCGACGGCGACTACCGGGTGGCGGATCTGTCGCTCGCCGAGTTCGGGCGCAAGGAGATCCGGCTCGCCGAGCACGAGATGCCGGGCCTGATGGCCATCCGGCGGGAGTTCGCCGACGCGCAGCCCCTGGCCGGGGCGCGGATCACCGGTTCGCTGCACATGACCATCCAGACCGCCGTGCTGATCGAGACCCTGGTCGCGCTCGGTGCGCAGGTGCGCTGGGCCTCGTGCAACATCTTCTCCACCCAGGACCACGCCGCCGCCGCGGTCGTGGTCGGCCCGACCGGCACCCCCGAGGCCCCCGCCGGCGTGCCGGTGTACGCCTGGAAGGGCGAGAGCCTCCAGGAGTACTGGTGGTGCACCGAGCAGGTTCTCGACTGGCCCGGTGGGGCCGGCCCGAACATGATCCTCGACGACGGCGGTGACGCCACCCTGCTGGTGCACAAGGGCGCGGAGTTCGAGTCCGCCGGGGCCGTTCCGCCGGTGGAGTCCGCCGACTCCGAGGAGTTCGCGGTCATCCTGGAGGTGCTGCACCGCAGCCTCGCCCAGGACAACCAGCGGTGGACCCGGATCGCGGCCGGCATCAAGGGCGTGACCGAGGAGACCACCACCGGTGTGCACCGGCTCTACGAGATGCACCGGGCCGGCACCCTGCTCTTCCCGGCGATCAACGTCAACGACTCGGTGACCAAGAGCAAGTTCGACAACAAGTACGGCTGCCGGCACTCGCTTATCGACGGCATCAACCGCGCCACCGACGTGCTGATCGGCGGCAAGATGGCCGTCGTCATGGGCTACGGCGACGTGGGCAAGGGCTGCGCCGAGTCGCTGCGTGGCCAGGGCGCCCGGGTCGTGGTGACCGAGGTCGACCCGATCTGCGCTCTCCAGGCGGCGATGGACGGCTACCAGGTCGCCACCCTGGAGGACGTGGTCGAGACCGCAGACATCTTCATCACCGCGACCGGCTGCTACGACGTCATCACCAACGAGCACATGGCCCGGATGAAGCACCAGGCCATCGTGGGCAACATCGGCCACTTCGACAACGAGATCGACATGGCCGGCCTGGCCAAGCGCTCCGACGTGACCCGGGAGAACATCAAGCCGCAGGTCGACGTCTGGCGCTTCGCCGACGGGCACGCCATCATCGTGCTCTCCGAGGGCCGCCTGCTGAACCTGGGCAACGCCACCGGGCACCCGAGCTTCGTCATGTCGAACTCGTTCGCCAACCAGACGATCGCCCAGATCGAGCTGTTCACCAAGACCGACGAGTACCCGACCGGCGTCTACGTGCTGCCCAAGCACCTCGACGAGAAGGTCGCCCGGCTGCACCTGGACGCCCTCGGCGCGAAGCTGACCACCCTCAGCAAGGAGCAGGCCTCCTACCTGGGTGTCTCGCCCGACGGCCCGTTCAAGCCGGAGCACTACCGCTACTGA
- the mtrA gene encoding MtrAB system response regulator MtrA, with amino-acid sequence MRARVLVVDDDPALAEMLGIVLRSEGFQPSFVADGERALAAFRENRPDIVLLDLMLPGMSGIDVARAIRGESGVPIVMLTAKSDTVDVVLGLESGADDYVVKPFKPKELVARMRARLRRGEDAAPELLTIGPPGNQITIDVPAHTVSRNGEEVKLTPLEFDLLVALARKPRQVFTREVLLEQVWGYRHAADTRLVNVHVQRLRAKIEPDPERPEIILTVRGVGYKAGTG; translated from the coding sequence ATGAGAGCCCGGGTACTGGTGGTTGACGACGACCCCGCGCTCGCCGAGATGCTCGGCATCGTGCTGCGCAGCGAGGGTTTCCAGCCCTCCTTCGTCGCCGACGGAGAACGGGCACTGGCGGCGTTCCGTGAGAACCGTCCCGACATCGTGCTGTTGGACCTGATGCTGCCCGGAATGAGCGGTATCGACGTGGCACGGGCCATCCGGGGTGAATCGGGCGTACCGATCGTGATGCTGACCGCGAAGAGCGACACCGTCGACGTGGTGCTCGGGCTGGAGTCCGGCGCGGACGACTACGTGGTGAAGCCGTTCAAGCCCAAGGAGCTGGTCGCCCGGATGCGGGCCCGGTTGCGCCGGGGCGAGGACGCGGCCCCGGAGCTGCTCACCATCGGGCCGCCCGGCAACCAGATCACCATCGACGTGCCGGCGCACACCGTCAGCCGCAACGGTGAGGAGGTGAAGCTGACGCCGCTGGAGTTCGACCTGCTGGTCGCGCTGGCCCGCAAGCCGCGTCAGGTCTTCACCCGGGAGGTGCTGCTGGAGCAGGTCTGGGGCTACCGGCACGCCGCCGACACCCGCCTGGTCAACGTGCACGTGCAGCGGCTCCGGGCCAAGATCGAGCCGGATCCGGAGCGGCCGGAAATCATCCTGACCGTGCGGGGCGTGGGCTACAAGGCGGGCACCGGATAA
- the mtrB gene encoding MtrAB system histidine kinase MtrB: MAGWSVRFVGGLRQTWRRSLQVRVVSITLVVSSLLVGGFAYLIADKITNILVENAKADVLMRLQSGSDYAAKQLSFYSTPQEAQLQETIEGTVNYLAGGDPQQTNGVLVALTADRYTGIIEPRSSSDVNYRPLISPELGAAVADGNVAHQIRSGRLTDQRSKYLVYGSPVPTKFGQLELYYLVPLDRQDATAADARATVAATGVALVLLLGLLAALVTRLVVRPVRVAARTAQRLSAGLLDQRMVVNGEDDLALLAASFNQMATNLQRQILRLEEMSRLQRRFTSDVSHELRTPLTTVRMAADLIFAERDEFDPAVARSAELLQAELDRFEELLTDLLEISRFDAGFAMLDAEPTDLVPMVHRVADRLAGLGERVGVTIELDLPATPVIAEVDPRRVERVLRNLVGNAVEHGEGRPVLITLGIDQTTVAVTVRDHGVGLKPGEEKLVFNRFWRADPSRARQTGGTGLGLSISLEDARLHGGWLEAWGAPGQGAQFRLTLPARAGDRLTTSPLRLVPADAALPFGGPVESGALAIGPGPGGTLAIGPAPAGTGDRAEVGS, from the coding sequence CTGGCCGGGTGGTCCGTCCGGTTCGTGGGCGGTCTGCGCCAGACCTGGCGGCGGTCGCTGCAGGTCCGGGTGGTCAGCATCACGTTGGTCGTCTCCAGCCTGCTGGTCGGCGGGTTCGCCTACCTCATCGCCGACAAGATCACCAACATCCTGGTGGAGAACGCCAAGGCCGACGTGCTGATGCGGCTGCAGAGCGGCAGCGACTACGCGGCCAAGCAGCTCAGCTTCTACAGCACGCCGCAGGAGGCGCAGCTCCAGGAGACGATCGAGGGCACGGTCAACTACCTGGCCGGTGGCGACCCGCAGCAGACCAACGGGGTGCTGGTCGCGCTCACCGCCGACCGGTACACCGGCATCATCGAGCCGCGCAGCTCCTCCGACGTCAACTACCGTCCGTTGATCAGCCCGGAGCTGGGCGCGGCCGTGGCCGACGGCAACGTCGCCCACCAGATCCGCAGCGGCCGGCTCACCGACCAGCGCAGCAAGTACCTGGTCTACGGCTCGCCGGTGCCCACCAAGTTCGGGCAGTTGGAGCTCTACTACCTCGTCCCGCTGGACCGGCAGGACGCCACCGCCGCCGACGCCCGGGCCACCGTGGCGGCCACCGGGGTCGCCCTGGTGCTCCTGCTCGGCCTGCTGGCCGCCCTGGTCACCCGGTTGGTGGTACGCCCGGTCCGGGTGGCCGCGCGCACCGCCCAGCGGCTCTCCGCGGGCCTGCTCGACCAGCGGATGGTGGTCAACGGGGAGGACGACCTGGCGTTGCTGGCCGCCTCGTTCAACCAGATGGCGACCAACCTCCAGCGGCAGATCCTGCGGCTGGAGGAGATGTCCCGGTTGCAGCGCCGGTTCACCTCGGACGTCTCCCACGAGCTGCGTACCCCGTTGACCACGGTCCGGATGGCCGCCGACCTGATCTTCGCCGAGCGCGACGAGTTCGACCCGGCGGTGGCCCGTAGCGCCGAGCTGCTCCAGGCCGAGCTGGACCGGTTCGAGGAGTTGCTCACCGACCTGCTGGAGATCAGCCGGTTCGACGCCGGTTTCGCGATGCTGGACGCCGAGCCGACCGACCTGGTGCCGATGGTGCACCGGGTCGCCGACCGGCTGGCCGGGCTCGGCGAGCGGGTGGGCGTGACGATCGAGCTGGACCTGCCGGCCACGCCGGTGATCGCCGAGGTCGATCCACGCCGGGTCGAGCGGGTGCTGCGCAACCTGGTGGGCAACGCCGTGGAGCACGGTGAGGGTCGACCGGTGCTGATCACGCTGGGCATCGACCAGACCACGGTGGCGGTCACCGTCCGCGACCACGGGGTGGGCCTCAAGCCGGGCGAGGAGAAGCTGGTCTTCAACCGGTTCTGGCGGGCGGACCCGTCCCGGGCCCGGCAGACCGGTGGCACCGGGCTCGGCCTGTCGATCAGTCTGGAGGACGCCCGGCTGCACGGCGGCTGGCTGGAGGCCTGGGGAGCGCCCGGTCAGGGGGCCCAGTTCCGGCTGACCCTGCCGGCGCGGGCCGGTGACCGGTTGACCACCTCCCCGCTGCGGTTGGTGCCCGCCGACGCCGCGCTGCCCTTCGGCGGTCCGGTGGAGAGCGGGGCGCTGGCCATCGGCCCGGGACCGGGTGGCACGCTGGCCATCGGCCCCGCGCCCGCCGGCACGGGCGACCGGGCGGAGGTGGGGTCGTGA